A segment of the Lolium perenne isolate Kyuss_39 chromosome 3, Kyuss_2.0, whole genome shotgun sequence genome:
AGTGAGTTAAGAAGAGAGAGAGGCAGAGGAGGATGAGGCGGCAATCAGTGCTCGGAGGAGGAGCTGGGTGGTGGTGGCGAGGAGGAGCAGCAGTGGCGTGGTGGGGCGCCGTTGTCCTTGCCCATTTAGTGACCCCCGGCCGCGCGGGGCTCCTCGAGACCAACCCCGGCCTCGCCTATAACTTCTACCAGACCTCCTGCCCCAGCGCCGAGGCCACCGTCAAGAGCATCACATCGCAGATGGTCGCCGCCAACCCCGCCCTCGCCGGAAGGCTCCTCCGCCTACACTTCCATGACTGCTTCGTACAGGTCCGTCCTCCACCTCTAGCTCCAGCTCCTCTTCCTTGCCTCTGCTTTCTGTTACTGGCCGGAGCCCTCTGCTCCAGCTGTTCACTTCCGTCGGCGCCGGGTCCAGCCGCCGACCGACCGACGGGAAAGTGCTCCTTCCCCCGGCAGCAAATTAACTGCGGATTCCATTTCTAGCTCGTCACATTCATGTCCGAATCAAGAGCTCTCCCTCCTCTGACGCGTCGCTCTAATTAACCTCCTGCGTACTATACTAGCATACAGATCGCGTTTCTGCTCCCAAGTGGTGAGGTTTTACCGCGAGATTTTCAGTTTTGACTGCAGTGGAGTGGACTAGGGAGTGACCTTTATGCGGAGTACGTAAGCATTACGGCACCTTTTCCACTACCCCGTATCGACACAGCCGAGCAAGAAAACAAGAGCGAGAAATACTAGACTAGTACAAAAGGGGGAGCAAAGTGAATCTTGTCATTTTTTTTCCGGTGCGGCCAATGGCCTACTCCGACCCTCGCCTCGCCCGCGCTCACATGCATGTCCATAGGCCGTAGCAGGCAGCTGGTGCCCGCCATACAGCTATCAAAGCTGCAGCGCCGGTACGGCGACTGCAGCGGCAGCTTTGGCCCCTTGCGGCGGCCCCGCCACCGCCCCGCGCACCGTCGAAATTTCAAACCCAAATTTTGAAAATGCGAGTTTGCTTTTTGGCTGACAGCGTCCGTGTTCCTCTCCGTGTATCCTGCAGGGCTGCGACGCGTCCATCCTGCTCGACACCCCGGCGTCGCAGAACGAGAAGTCGGCGCCGCCCAACGGCTCCGTGGGGGGCTACGAGGTCATCGACGCCATCAAGACCAAGCTCGAGGCCACCTGCCCGGGGGTCGTCTCCTGCGCCGACATCGTCGCGCTCGCCGCCCGCGACGCCGTCTCCTACCAGTTCCAGGCCTCGCTCTGGCAGGTGGAGACCGGCCGCCGCGACGGCTCCTCCTCCCTCGCCAGCAACGCCGGCGCGCTGCCCTCCTTCTCGGCCGGCTTCGCCGGCCTCCTCGCCAGCTTCGCCGCGCAGGGGCTCAACGTCACCGACCTCGTCGCGCTCTCCGGCGCGCACACCATCGGCAAGGCCAGCTGCTCCAGCGTCACCCCCCGGCTCTACGCCGGCAACGCCACCAGCGTCGACCCGCTCCTCGACTCCACGCTCGCCGCCGTGCTCATCAACAAGTGCCCCAACAACGCCAGCTCCTCGGCCACCACCGTCGACCTCGACGGCAACACGCCACTCAAGTTCGACGGAGTGTACTACACCAACCTCATCAACAAGCGCGGCCTGCTCGCCTCCGACGCCGCGCTCATGCAGAACGCCGCCGCAGCCGCCATCGTCAACGACCTCACCAACCCCATCAAGTTCTACGCCGCCTTCGCTATGTCCATGAAGAAGATGGGACGCGTCAACGTCCTCACCGCAAAGAACGGCAAGGGCAAGATCAGGGCGCAGTGCCGGGCGCCCTGAGCTAGCACCACATTTTcttcttcttggattttgtatttttctttttctttttttgctcTCCTTCTTCCTCCCCTCTCCTCTTATTTCATTGGCGCGTATCAAGTATATTGTGCGCCATGATCTATATTGGTTCTCTCTTTTGCCGGAGATGGTGTAACATTGCTCCTCACCACATGCGGTTGCATCCCTCTTGCAATCAAACAAGGAAGCGGGTTCGGTGCTTGTCTCTCTGCTACTACTCTTATCTTCTGATGATTCAGTAAAAACATTGGCGGGTGACTCGAGCATATTTCCGGTGTGAATCAAGATTAAAATATTTACCACCACATTCGAGGGAAGGTTTGCATCGGTGCCCAAATCCCACCACTAATGGACCAATCTGATCCCCACCTTAAGCTGCCTCCCAATCCAACTTTGGGAGTTGGGTCGATAGAAaataagcccccccccccccccgcatgtAGCTCTTATCTGTGGTAAACCGATATTCTGCATTACTACTACCTCACTAGCCACAATAAAGGTACTACATCTGGAGTACCATAATGCATTCCATGCATTAACTATCAGAATATATCCACAAGAATATATGCAATGCATTTGATTATTTGGAAGGCAAATTGAATAATTATAATGCAGAAAAGACAAAAAAATGCAGAAATATAATTATAATGCATTTGTAAAACAAAGGATGAAAAAACGCAAAGAAAAAATAGGTGACTTTTCTTTGCTCCCACAGTTGTCATTATTACGTTAAACCATTAGCAAATAAATCGAGATTAAATTATTTACCACGCGTACAATCTCTTAGATTTGCATCAGTGCAACACTAGCGCTAGTCCCACcactaaggctggtgccaacgcgggcggcAGCCGGGGCGCTACCGCCCGGGCGGGAAGCGGGAGAGGGGCCGGAGGCGGCGGGACGGAGGGAGGGGCGCCGGGGCGCCCGGCGGCGGCCGCTCCCGCCCGCCGGGCGCTCGCGTTGGCGGCGAGAGGGAGGCGGGAGAGGGGCGGGAGGCGGGGCGGCGCGATGGCGGGGTGGGGCGGGAGGCAGGCGGGCGGTAGGGCGGGCGAGAGCCGTTGCGTCGTATGATCGTTGGATCTGGCATGCCTTTTTTGGAGTGGCCGGGTCCAACAACGACCTCAATGTACTCAACCAGTCGCCGTTGTTCACTGATGTGCTTAGGGGAGAAGCACCCGTAGTGAACTTCACGGTGAATGGACACGAGTACAACTATGGTTACTACCTTGCCGACGGCATCTACCCCTCCCGGCCGGTGTTCATGAAAGGTGTTACTCTTCCACAAAATGAAAAGGCGAGTGTTCACTTCTCGCTCAATCGCCGCATCGCAAAGATGTCGAGTGTGCCTTTGGAGTGTTGAAGTCTAGGTTCAACATTCTAGCGATTCCGGACGCTCCTACTCTGTGCGTACTCTTGGATtgatcatgcgtgcatgtgtcattctcgcacaacatgatcattgacgaTGAGCGTGGACAAAATTTGGACAACATCTATGAGACAGCTTGATTCAAATGTCGGCCCCGCAATACACCACCATGCACCACCAAGCCTAGCAGCCAGGATTCGATGGACACCGAAATGAGGGAGTCATCGATGTATACACAAACAAAGATGATTTGATGGAGCATGTGTGGGCTAATTCCTAGATTATataattttttcagatttttatgtaatcttttcagatttttatgtaattttttttatgatgtaatcggtaacaattttagttcaataaaataatttccttgcattatttatattgttgtaaCGTAAACAAAGATATGCTCATGTTGaagagagagaaaagctgacgTGGAGGAGAGAGAACTAAAGCTGGCACTATAAAGACGCATGTGACGCAAGACCGtgtggtgagagtggggtgagagtggggtgagagtgggccaaaagctgacgtggcggggcgggaggcgggcggtgcgttggcaccagcctaatcAACCAATCCAATCCCCACCAAGAGTTGGCTCAAAATTCCACTGTAGCACGGTCAAGAGTAATCAAAGAAACCCACACCTGTCACTCTCAACCCAGCAGGTAAACCGGCATTCTGCATTATCCCGTCACTGCTCAGATGTACTAGAGGTATTAGCAATGatggtctaagagcatctccagtcgcgtcccccaaaccgtcccccaaaccgcgccggatcgagcgtttgggggacgtgttttgttcgtgccgcgtttgggggacgtcgcaccccccccgcgccccccaaacgccgcccccaatcagaaattcaaatagatgcattcaaaagagatcgttcccgccgattcgtcgcgatcagagtagcggcgatcgatcaaagcatcgggcgcgcgatcatattacaccggtggtgcatgcaaattagaagaaggggaaggGGTTGGTCGACGGCCGTGTCCTGAGTCGACGCAGCCCGTCGAGCACGACGACCTCGTCGCGACCGCCTGTTCTCGTGCATGGTGCGTCGCTCCGTCGCCGACGCGGAGGCCGACGCAGTGTAGCAAGAGAAGACGCGTCACCGCTCTTGCTGCGCCgccgccgatgccgatgccgccgctgtggccgccgcgtccgccgccgccattttggcttcgatgtcgtcgaggatccggc
Coding sequences within it:
- the LOC127342459 gene encoding peroxidase A2 — translated: MRRQSVLGGGAGWWWRGGAAVAWWGAVVLAHLVTPGRAGLLETNPGLAYNFYQTSCPSAEATVKSITSQMVAANPALAGRLLRLHFHDCFVQGCDASILLDTPASQNEKSAPPNGSVGGYEVIDAIKTKLEATCPGVVSCADIVALAARDAVSYQFQASLWQVETGRRDGSSSLASNAGALPSFSAGFAGLLASFAAQGLNVTDLVALSGAHTIGKASCSSVTPRLYAGNATSVDPLLDSTLAAVLINKCPNNASSSATTVDLDGNTPLKFDGVYYTNLINKRGLLASDAALMQNAAAAAIVNDLTNPIKFYAAFAMSMKKMGRVNVLTAKNGKGKIRAQCRAP